The following proteins are encoded in a genomic region of Tenebrio molitor chromosome 7, icTenMoli1.1, whole genome shotgun sequence:
- the LOC138135804 gene encoding EGFR adapter protein-like isoform X2 — MGRLGKTNIPTPNIKVHYKKLVDDYTGSRDSLKIMPSLPEYLSYCCHHCGHTQKLQAEELNSIVGNAFRMAYAAQLQKQPTFQDVIASQLDQTQTNKVLWTKELSVTLKKDKSSHQPNNHQPTEMDVQLTGTDASTLRLAPPTTIPGLKPSHKYNVLGPSEKPQSQQSTPSSDESNSPTEMNSYKRMTEKPPLIKRIAMGLTGNNHHDNDEDSCPLVSDSNSTPGSPTNRPLSGGYVNESTNEADSRNLNKTNAVDNLKNDIVEKINSNLTKHIEMDNSRLLQNSPASTEQEFKSKRISQISSSSSSSCPQTGTETTLLGLTPTPPPLPERTDSLNNKEEGELRTAPWFQAGIPREIALEILAQEPVGAFMVRESTSKPGCFALSLRVPRSFQPTGIAHYLIVRTNKGYKIKGFTKEFTTLTSLITHHSVMPELLPCPLSLSRYNPSFVKSDSKRDFADIDLDPDYNTLADFRKMMADLNV; from the exons ATGGGGCGTTTGGGCAAGACCAACATACCGACGCCTAACATCAAAGTGCATTACAAGAAGTTGGTGGACGACTACACCGGAAGTCGCGACTCTCTCAAGATAATGCCGTCGTTGCCGGAGTACCTGTCGTACTGTTGCCATCACTGCGGCCACACGCAAAAACTGCAG GCCGAAGAACTAAACTCGATTGTTGGAAATGCATTTCGAATGGCTTACGCGGCGCAGCTGCAGAAACAACCCACTTTCCAAGACGTAATTGCATCCCAATTGGATCAAACTCAAACGAATAAAGTACTCTGG ACGAAAGAATTATCGGTCACGTTAAAGAAAGATAAATCGTCGCATCAGCCGAACAATCATCAACCGACCGAAATGGATGTTCAACTGACGGGTACGGACGCGTCGACGTTGCGTCTAGCGCCGCCAACCACCATTCCTGGTCTGAAACCGTCCCATAAGTACAACGTACTTGGTCCGTCGGAAAAACCACAATCCCAACAAAGCACCCCTAGCAGCGACGAAAGCAACTCACCTACCGAGATGAATTCGTACAAAAGAATGACTGAAAAACCGCCCCTGATCAAGAGGATCGCGATGGGCCTGACCGGTAACAACCACCACGACAACGACGAAGACAGCTGCCCCCTAGTGAGCGACAGTAACAGCACCCCGGGGAGTCCCACGAATCGTCCTCTTTCGGGAGGATACGTCAACGAGTCGACAAACGAAGCCGACAGTCGCAATCTCAATAAGACTAATGCCGtagacaatttaaaaaatgacatcGTAGAAAAgattaattcaaatttaacgAAACACATAGAAATGGACAATAGCCGTTTATTGCAAAACTCGCCCGCCTCTACCGAACAGGAATTTAAATCGAAAAGGATATCGCAAATTAGTTCGAGCAGTTCCAGTTCCTGTCCCCAAACCGGTACGGAGACCACACTGTTGGGTCTGACACCGACACCGCCCCCGCTTCCCGAAAGAACCGATTCTTTAAATAACAAGGAAGAAGGTGAGCTAAGGACGGCGCCGTGGTTTCAAGCCGGCATTCCCCGTGAAATTGCCTTAGAAATATTGGCTCAAGAACCGGTAGGAGCTTTCATGGTGCGAGAAAGCACCAGTAAGCCGGGGTGTTTCGCGCTTTCGCTCAGAGTACCGAGGAGTTTCCAGCCGACGGGCATCGCTCATTACCTCATCGTCAGGACGAATAAAGGCTACAAAATCAAG GGCTTTACGAAGGAGTTTACGACGTTGACGTCGCTGATAACACACCATTCTGTGATGCCGGAGTTGCTGCCGTGTCCTCTGTCGCTGAGTCGGTACAACCCCAGTTTCGTGAAATCGGACTCGAAGAGAGATTTTGCGGACATCGATTTGGACCCGGACTATAATACGTTAGCGGATTTTAGGAAAATGATGGCTGATTTAAACGTATAA